The following proteins are encoded in a genomic region of Fimbriiglobus ruber:
- a CDS encoding tetratricopeptide repeat protein yields MRLRQNRVYRSILLALTVVGLAGAGYVVYGTFLAPAAPDRQLKAAEAAYARGVAVYQAQNWGEAVTRFDEARLLADKGRGLLEEQSRAGRLSPDEVKALLGRLAWIKARAVRDRAYARSRVNGTPIGDVPDTQYGESYRGVMTIPDDGDRGEALAALRIAALYLRSDQDVLKDALRAELVRQPIDWGTAEPLLRAAIELNPKDSRAQYFLARFEFDQPVEGSGIPVPFDKKDTARVEKSRTHLDAARESKAPHWRVVGLETEIRSWEVRTAAARRVKAAAAATNEQALDRFLFDPADGAIGQIARKEHLTGLGRADVAGLANVLSAGLDRGVVHARALDGRPDEVRAVVRAALDLADATAGAAANPLLSDLAVAAVDLMWKAQALLAVADGAGWRDAVAALDAVVAKAGDAVRANPQVRLQLAQITHRDSLIALRSNDTTLAKNLASRAIKQAEDALASAEKVNPAAPLVDEYRLMLAEWKLLGGTRIEEVRPYLARARASAGPRTKLMVQFLDAVVAERQGRFVAARAILRPVAAARNYPDLAFRANLLTATLAITSGDPSAALAALREVEPVYQKLDDLLPTERAWAAEYIRGRDEVIALQVTATLELGLQSVARFRRDNPGRPVPADLLTPHETTTEGLMKKIRPPSPADRTARLAVAGYLALTGRRKASETRLTDLATDYPASLEVLRARTALLAVPENRTATAADPNAVAAGDVLIQKFIKDYPGDRPAKLYKAEWLVRTGRSDQAIEYLKDPGTFLGGRDDAVDRVLAAALYQAGLKDEAREILGRLPDDPAVTAILIRSAGSLEVGQAQLKEALSRFENKGLFQVYQGSVLLGQRKYPEAAAEFSAACAVSQVRPAARVGLTWALMGYLAADPTSARELAIKLAGEMTDEPSVYLVAALAALRLDDIGTVSDSWDQVRSMYAAVNKWEAVAVGAGLPRADAAVARAQFKLLAGDPVAARRDAVASLSQYPEHTATLILLADLFLSPPGDLTRVRDYYREAVRLNPADPRLPYLDARIRQADGDWSGAAAVYDRLIAAAPRNPTPYPPLVAALVNAGKKDEVLKRTRDWHARLPDDERATVTLIELLAGSGAGVEADELANEFVAHAQAEAGRRAGLAAPPSALPSAPGDAVAAAEKARLSALLDVAAAFSRANAFDAATARAKEVLKTRPADERARMTLGGIAVARGEWDAAVATYKDVLKDNPRQFVAGNNLAWILAEKKNEPAAALELVERVRLGPTGTRPISPERLPADFLDTLGVVYHKLNQPDRYREMQAVFEAAARRYPADPRVLLHLGVAQVATGDRARGLATLDAAVRLAKTRNGLKDRQNKDVIAAAQTYLKS; encoded by the coding sequence ATGCGCCTGCGCCAAAACCGGGTTTACCGGTCGATTCTGTTGGCCCTGACCGTCGTCGGTCTGGCGGGGGCCGGCTACGTCGTGTACGGGACGTTCCTGGCGCCGGCCGCCCCCGACCGGCAGCTCAAGGCCGCCGAGGCCGCGTACGCCCGGGGCGTGGCCGTGTATCAGGCCCAGAACTGGGGGGAGGCCGTCACCCGGTTCGACGAGGCCCGGTTGCTGGCCGACAAGGGGCGGGGGCTGCTGGAGGAGCAGTCCCGCGCCGGGCGACTCTCGCCGGACGAGGTGAAAGCTCTGCTGGGCCGACTCGCGTGGATCAAGGCCCGGGCCGTCCGCGACCGGGCGTACGCCCGGTCGCGTGTCAATGGAACGCCCATCGGCGACGTGCCCGACACACAGTACGGGGAATCGTACCGCGGCGTGATGACCATCCCGGACGATGGCGACCGTGGGGAAGCGTTGGCCGCACTCCGGATCGCCGCCCTGTACCTTCGTTCGGACCAAGACGTGCTCAAGGACGCCCTGCGGGCCGAACTCGTTCGCCAGCCGATCGACTGGGGCACGGCCGAGCCGCTGCTCCGGGCCGCGATCGAGCTGAACCCGAAAGACAGCCGGGCTCAGTACTTCCTCGCCCGCTTCGAGTTCGACCAGCCGGTGGAAGGCTCGGGGATTCCGGTCCCGTTCGACAAAAAGGACACCGCCCGGGTCGAAAAGTCCCGGACGCATTTGGACGCCGCCCGGGAGAGTAAGGCACCGCACTGGCGGGTCGTCGGGCTGGAGACGGAGATCCGATCGTGGGAAGTGAGGACCGCGGCCGCCCGCCGGGTCAAGGCCGCCGCCGCCGCGACCAATGAACAGGCCCTTGACCGATTCCTCTTCGATCCCGCCGACGGCGCCATCGGCCAGATCGCCCGCAAAGAACACCTGACGGGTCTCGGGCGGGCCGACGTGGCGGGATTGGCGAATGTTTTGTCGGCCGGCCTCGACCGGGGCGTGGTCCACGCCCGCGCACTGGACGGCCGCCCGGACGAGGTTCGGGCGGTCGTCCGCGCCGCCCTCGATCTGGCCGACGCCACGGCCGGTGCCGCCGCCAACCCGCTCCTCTCGGATCTGGCTGTCGCGGCAGTCGATCTCATGTGGAAGGCACAAGCCCTACTGGCCGTCGCCGACGGGGCCGGCTGGCGGGACGCGGTGGCGGCGTTGGACGCCGTCGTGGCGAAGGCCGGCGACGCCGTCCGGGCCAACCCGCAGGTTCGACTACAGCTCGCGCAGATCACCCACCGGGATTCGCTCATCGCGCTCCGCTCGAACGACACGACGCTGGCTAAGAACCTCGCGTCTCGGGCCATCAAGCAGGCCGAGGACGCACTGGCGAGCGCCGAGAAGGTCAACCCGGCCGCCCCGCTCGTTGACGAGTACCGGCTGATGTTGGCCGAATGGAAACTCCTCGGCGGTACCCGGATCGAGGAGGTCCGGCCGTACCTCGCCCGCGCCCGCGCGTCGGCCGGCCCGCGGACCAAGTTGATGGTCCAGTTCCTCGACGCGGTGGTGGCCGAGCGGCAGGGCCGGTTCGTCGCGGCCCGGGCGATCCTTCGCCCGGTCGCGGCCGCCCGGAATTACCCCGATCTGGCCTTCCGGGCAAACCTGTTGACCGCAACCCTTGCGATCACGTCCGGCGACCCGAGCGCGGCTCTGGCGGCCCTCCGGGAAGTGGAGCCGGTGTACCAGAAGCTGGACGACCTGCTCCCCACGGAGCGGGCGTGGGCTGCCGAGTACATCCGCGGGCGGGACGAAGTGATCGCCCTCCAGGTCACCGCGACCCTGGAACTCGGCCTCCAGTCGGTCGCCCGGTTCCGCCGCGACAACCCCGGCCGGCCGGTCCCGGCAGACCTGCTCACCCCTCACGAAACGACGACAGAGGGGCTGATGAAGAAAATCCGGCCGCCCAGCCCCGCAGACCGAACGGCCCGGCTGGCCGTTGCCGGGTATCTCGCCCTGACCGGCCGGCGGAAGGCGTCGGAGACCCGCTTGACCGACCTGGCCACCGACTACCCGGCGAGCCTGGAAGTCCTCCGCGCCCGGACGGCTCTCCTGGCCGTCCCCGAGAACCGGACGGCGACGGCAGCCGATCCGAACGCGGTCGCCGCCGGGGACGTCCTCATCCAGAAATTCATCAAGGACTACCCGGGCGACCGGCCGGCCAAGCTGTACAAGGCCGAATGGCTGGTCAGGACCGGACGGTCCGACCAGGCGATCGAGTATTTGAAAGACCCGGGCACGTTCCTCGGCGGCCGGGACGACGCGGTGGACCGCGTGCTGGCCGCCGCGCTCTACCAGGCGGGCCTCAAGGACGAAGCCCGGGAAATCCTCGGCCGGTTGCCCGACGACCCGGCGGTCACGGCCATCCTGATCCGGTCGGCGGGGAGCCTGGAAGTCGGCCAAGCCCAGCTGAAGGAAGCGCTGAGCCGGTTCGAGAACAAGGGACTGTTTCAGGTTTACCAGGGGTCCGTCCTGTTAGGCCAGCGGAAGTACCCGGAGGCGGCCGCGGAGTTCTCCGCCGCGTGCGCCGTGAGCCAGGTCCGGCCGGCCGCCCGCGTCGGGCTGACCTGGGCTCTGATGGGTTACCTGGCCGCGGACCCAACGAGTGCCCGCGAGCTCGCCATTAAATTGGCCGGGGAGATGACGGACGAGCCGTCGGTCTATCTCGTCGCTGCCCTCGCCGCCCTCCGCCTGGACGACATCGGCACGGTGTCCGACAGCTGGGACCAAGTCCGGTCGATGTACGCGGCGGTGAACAAGTGGGAGGCGGTCGCGGTCGGGGCCGGGTTGCCGCGGGCCGACGCGGCGGTCGCCCGGGCCCAGTTCAAGCTCCTGGCCGGCGACCCGGTCGCGGCCCGCCGGGACGCGGTCGCCAGCCTGAGCCAGTACCCCGAGCACACCGCGACGCTGATCCTGTTGGCCGACCTGTTCCTCAGCCCGCCGGGGGATTTGACGCGGGTGCGGGATTATTACCGGGAGGCCGTCCGGCTGAACCCGGCCGACCCCCGCCTGCCGTACCTCGACGCCCGCATCCGGCAGGCCGACGGCGACTGGTCCGGGGCGGCCGCCGTGTACGACCGGCTGATCGCCGCGGCCCCGCGGAACCCGACCCCCTACCCGCCATTAGTTGCCGCGCTGGTCAACGCCGGGAAGAAAGACGAGGTTCTGAAGCGGACCCGGGATTGGCACGCCCGGTTGCCGGACGATGAGCGGGCCACGGTCACCCTGATCGAACTGTTGGCTGGTTCGGGAGCCGGGGTGGAAGCCGACGAACTCGCCAACGAGTTCGTCGCCCACGCGCAGGCCGAGGCCGGCCGGCGGGCCGGTTTGGCCGCCCCACCGAGCGCTCTCCCGAGTGCACCGGGGGATGCCGTGGCGGCGGCCGAGAAGGCCCGGCTGTCCGCGCTTCTGGATGTCGCCGCAGCGTTTTCCCGGGCGAACGCCTTCGACGCCGCCACTGCCCGGGCGAAGGAAGTTCTGAAGACCCGTCCGGCCGACGAGCGGGCGCGGATGACCCTCGGCGGGATCGCGGTCGCCCGGGGGGAGTGGGACGCTGCCGTGGCCACATACAAAGACGTCCTCAAGGACAACCCCCGGCAGTTCGTCGCCGGGAACAACCTCGCGTGGATCCTGGCGGAGAAGAAGAACGAGCCGGCCGCCGCGCTCGAACTGGTCGAACGCGTTCGCCTGGGGCCGACGGGGACGCGGCCGATCAGTCCCGAGCGGCTCCCGGCCGACTTCCTCGACACGCTCGGGGTGGTGTATCACAAACTGAATCAACCCGACCGGTATCGGGAAATGCAGGCGGTGTTCGAGGCGGCCGCCCGGCGCTACCCGGCCGACCCGCGAGTTCTGCTCCACCTGGGAGTGGCCCAGGTGGCGACAGGGGATCGAGCCCGGGGGCTGGCTACCCTCGACGCTGCGGTCCGGCTGGCGAAAACCCGCAACGGGCTCAAGGACCGGCAAAATAAAGATGTGATCGCTGCTGCCCAGACGTACCTCAAGAGCTGA
- a CDS encoding IS4 family transposase: MARTFVLGFLQKPSASDEELAQLATQAGAPVTPQAIDQRHTPRLVQFLETLFRKSTTVVVGSTRALAPILERFPTVTILDSSTITLPDELGDRFAGCGGSYGRGAAALKLQTELDLRSGALSAITVESGRIPDGASARQHVIPPAGGLRITDLGYYSLAVFAPIAAGRAYFLSRLGFGTGVRVASGGPTVDLLPWLAGQPGPYVDAPVWLGEKRLGCRLLAWRLPDEPANRRRQKLRAAARAKGAPEPSAARLAWCEWTLLVTNVPGELLTPPEAVVLYRARWQVELLFKRWKSQDLVAVLSGATVVRQMVRVWSRLLAAVVQHWLVVATAWGDATRSWVKVSEAVRAFVGRLVGTLDDPVGLARVLSDLGQVVGKTCRRNKRRKPGTAELLNDVSLLDFSLFSDSPEVTQVGLEQPGLDSGG, translated from the coding sequence TTGGCCCGAACATTTGTCCTCGGGTTCTTACAGAAGCCGAGCGCGTCCGATGAGGAACTCGCCCAACTCGCCACCCAAGCCGGAGCCCCGGTCACCCCTCAGGCCATCGACCAGCGCCACACCCCGCGACTCGTCCAGTTCCTCGAAACCCTCTTCCGCAAGAGCACGACGGTGGTCGTCGGATCGACCCGCGCCCTGGCCCCCATCCTGGAACGGTTTCCCACGGTGACCATCCTGGACAGTTCGACGATTACCCTGCCGGACGAACTGGGGGACCGGTTCGCGGGGTGCGGGGGGAGTTACGGGCGCGGGGCCGCGGCTCTCAAACTTCAGACCGAGTTGGACCTCCGGAGTGGGGCTCTATCGGCCATCACCGTCGAGTCCGGCCGGATCCCGGACGGGGCGTCGGCCCGGCAACACGTGATCCCTCCGGCCGGGGGATTACGGATCACCGACCTCGGATATTATTCCCTGGCCGTGTTCGCCCCGATCGCCGCCGGGCGGGCGTATTTCCTGTCCCGGTTGGGATTTGGGACGGGCGTCCGGGTGGCTTCGGGCGGCCCGACCGTGGACCTCCTGCCGTGGCTGGCGGGTCAACCGGGTCCGTATGTCGACGCCCCGGTCTGGTTGGGCGAGAAGAGACTCGGGTGTCGCCTGCTGGCGTGGCGGTTGCCCGACGAACCGGCCAACCGCCGCCGCCAGAAGTTGCGGGCGGCGGCCCGCGCGAAGGGGGCTCCGGAGCCGTCCGCGGCCCGACTCGCGTGGTGCGAGTGGACGCTCCTGGTGACGAACGTGCCGGGGGAACTCCTGACCCCACCGGAAGCCGTCGTCCTGTACCGGGCCCGGTGGCAGGTGGAACTCCTGTTCAAGCGGTGGAAATCGCAGGACTTGGTGGCCGTGCTGAGCGGTGCGACGGTCGTCCGCCAGATGGTCCGGGTGTGGTCGCGGTTACTGGCCGCGGTCGTCCAACATTGGTTGGTGGTGGCCACCGCGTGGGGGGACGCGACCCGGAGTTGGGTGAAGGTGAGCGAGGCGGTGCGGGCATTCGTGGGCCGTCTGGTGGGAACCCTGGACGACCCCGTCGGATTGGCCCGGGTTCTGTCCGACCTCGGTCAGGTGGTCGGGAAGACGTGCCGCCGAAACAAACGTCGGAAACCGGGGACGGCAGAACTCCTGAACGATGTGAGCCTCTTGGACTTCAGCTTATTCTCGGACTCGCCTGAAGTGACACAAGTCGGCCTTGAGCAACCAGGCCTGGATAGCGGAGGATAG
- a CDS encoding helix-turn-helix domain-containing protein, protein MRPQYSFPEPVVQAIADARYRHPDPRVQERMEILWLKTRNVTHSRIAELANVSRSTVQRTLRIYAAKGLDGVRSFGWKGQPSALTPHHGTIEDAFRRHPPHTAHEAARRIEDLTGVRRKASRVRQFLKEDLGMKCLKVAPIPVPPKKTVDEHARTQADFLKDGTGTEVGGSPRR, encoded by the coding sequence ATGCGTCCCCAATATTCGTTTCCCGAACCCGTGGTCCAAGCGATCGCGGACGCGCGCTATCGGCACCCGGACCCGCGTGTCCAAGAGCGGATGGAGATTCTCTGGCTCAAGACCCGGAACGTGACGCACAGTCGGATCGCGGAGTTGGCCAACGTGTCGCGCTCCACGGTGCAGCGGACCCTGCGGATCTATGCGGCGAAGGGTCTGGATGGGGTCCGATCGTTCGGCTGGAAGGGCCAACCCAGTGCGCTGACACCGCATCACGGGACGATCGAAGACGCGTTTCGCCGGCACCCGCCGCACACGGCCCACGAGGCGGCGCGGCGGATCGAGGACCTGACGGGCGTCCGACGCAAGGCGTCGCGGGTGCGCCAGTTCTTGAAAGAGGATCTGGGGATGAAATGCCTGAAGGTGGCACCCATCCCGGTGCCGCCCAAGAAAACGGTCGACGAACACGCCCGCACGCAGGCGGATTTTTTAAAAGACGGAACTGGAACCGAAGTTGGCGGAAGCCCGCGACGGTAA
- a CDS encoding IS630 family transposase: MAEARDGKRTVYFVDASHFVLASFLGWVWCFVRLHVRAASGRQRYNVLGALNAVTHELVTEINTTYITATSVCALLRKIAALGGSLPITLVLDNARYQRCALVEHTAKALGIELLFLPSYSPNLNLIERLWKFVKKEALNSRHHQDFKKFQEAIDHCLADLPTKHREKLATLMTHKFQTWDNVSLLDA; encoded by the coding sequence TTGGCGGAAGCCCGCGACGGTAAGCGGACGGTGTACTTCGTGGACGCGTCGCACTTCGTCTTGGCGTCGTTCCTGGGGTGGGTGTGGTGCTTCGTCCGGTTACATGTCCGGGCCGCGTCGGGACGGCAGAGGTACAACGTGCTGGGTGCGCTGAACGCGGTCACGCACGAGCTGGTGACAGAAATCAACACGACGTACATCACGGCCACCTCGGTGTGTGCGTTGCTCCGCAAGATCGCGGCCCTCGGTGGGTCATTGCCGATCACGCTGGTACTCGACAACGCCCGCTACCAGCGGTGCGCGCTGGTGGAGCACACGGCCAAGGCACTCGGGATCGAGTTGTTGTTCCTGCCGTCGTATTCGCCGAACCTGAACTTGATCGAGCGACTCTGGAAGTTCGTGAAGAAGGAGGCGTTGAACAGCCGCCACCATCAGGACTTCAAGAAGTTCCAGGAGGCCATCGACCATTGCTTGGCGGATCTGCCGACGAAACACCGAGAGAAACTGGCGACCCTGATGACCCACAAATTCCAGACGTGGGACAATGTGTCACTCCTGGACGCGTAA
- a CDS encoding transposase: MRLPPKPRKPDPLEQLLARPAYAEIPITLVPHGLVVPLGVMVRGTREWMLDEPTLEQLFQEHAPDQYTRELTLSALVGLLIQVAAGMRASVQAAYQADPTETQPTITTSFQAVYGKLGRLQPAVSEAVVRYSGQRCGQVLDAKPNARSEPLPGYRMRVLDGNVLAGTHHRLTPLRQWLNACLPGKSRVVYEPGVGLATDLVLCEDAYPQERALLTQLLPRVQANDVFVADRNFCTVRFVFGVPGRKAFVLVRQHRRSLPCEPVSRLKYCGKTATGTIYEQRVRATDLDTGDVLSLRRIEIRLFAKTRNGDRTLAVLTHLPDDVSAERIAELYLLRWTIENHFQYLTQELNCEQPGRGQPRAALFGFAMALLAGNAVAVVRSAIRSVHGVEAEAEISGHYLADESAHDYRTLMKYLPPDPWLGWSRLSPSTLARLLRSLAKHVNLPALTRSKRGPKKPPKKKPVYNKRHKHYSTARLLKEFRNKGPC, from the coding sequence ATGCGTCTCCCACCGAAGCCGCGGAAACCCGACCCGCTCGAACAACTGCTGGCGCGCCCCGCCTATGCGGAAATCCCCATCACCCTGGTGCCGCATGGCCTGGTGGTGCCGTTGGGAGTCATGGTGCGAGGTACGCGGGAATGGATGCTGGACGAGCCCACCCTGGAACAGTTGTTCCAGGAACACGCACCCGATCAGTATACCCGCGAATTGACGCTCTCGGCATTGGTGGGGTTGCTGATCCAAGTGGCGGCCGGCATGCGGGCCTCGGTCCAGGCGGCCTACCAAGCCGATCCGACCGAGACGCAACCCACGATCACGACGTCGTTCCAGGCGGTGTATGGCAAGTTGGGCCGACTGCAACCGGCGGTCAGCGAGGCGGTGGTGCGGTACAGCGGCCAGCGGTGCGGCCAAGTGCTGGATGCGAAGCCGAACGCCCGCAGCGAACCGCTGCCGGGTTATCGCATGCGCGTCCTCGACGGCAATGTGTTGGCGGGCACCCACCATCGGTTGACACCGTTGCGGCAATGGCTCAATGCCTGTTTGCCGGGCAAGTCGCGGGTGGTCTACGAACCCGGGGTGGGGCTCGCCACCGATTTGGTGCTGTGCGAAGACGCGTATCCTCAGGAGCGTGCTCTGCTGACGCAACTGCTGCCCCGCGTGCAGGCCAACGATGTGTTCGTTGCCGACCGCAATTTTTGTACGGTGCGGTTCGTGTTCGGTGTCCCCGGCCGAAAGGCTTTTGTACTCGTTCGGCAACACCGCCGGAGCCTGCCGTGCGAGCCCGTCAGCCGGCTGAAGTACTGCGGGAAAACCGCCACCGGGACGATCTACGAACAACGCGTGCGGGCCACCGACTTGGACACTGGGGACGTCCTGTCCCTGAGGCGGATCGAAATTCGCTTGTTCGCCAAAACCCGTAACGGCGACCGCACCCTGGCGGTGTTGACCCACTTGCCAGACGACGTGTCGGCCGAGCGGATTGCCGAACTCTACTTGTTGCGCTGGACTATCGAAAACCATTTTCAGTATCTCACCCAAGAGTTGAACTGCGAACAGCCAGGGCGGGGCCAACCGCGGGCCGCATTGTTTGGCTTCGCCATGGCATTGCTGGCCGGGAATGCCGTGGCCGTGGTCCGTTCCGCGATTCGTTCGGTGCATGGCGTCGAGGCGGAGGCGGAAATCTCAGGCCACTACTTGGCCGACGAAAGCGCCCATGATTATCGCACACTGATGAAGTACCTACCGCCCGACCCGTGGTTGGGTTGGAGCCGTTTGTCGCCGTCGACCCTGGCGAGGCTGCTGCGATCGCTCGCCAAGCATGTCAACCTCCCGGCCTTAACCCGGAGCAAACGTGGACCGAAAAAGCCACCGAAAAAGAAACCGGTGTACAACAAAAGACACAAACATTACTCAACCGCCCGCTTGTTGAAGGAATTTCGCAACAAGGGGCCATGTTGA
- a CDS encoding type II secretion system F family protein: MGEWVWFGLVAGGVAVACCAVLLSLARRPSVRRLDPGGVAAGDADPPPVLGDMTDVLAGGLPGAARDELEIAPILLRAGYYSRTALVQYRAIRALLTLAPVFVAAGVAMLVSPGWIPYAAGGGLVLALVGYSVPRVYLALAAHARDGEIERGLPVFADMLAIALLAGQGLIRSLERVTEQLRGPFPRMTEELGLVLRQAEMLNLAVAFERWADRSQSVSVRNLAVILTQSQLLGNDVSAALTGYAASVRVNARQRADARAQRATFWMLFPTMLFLWIPAAVVLVAPVYFELNARRAKAREALPKADPNNLIGKTLNPKNRTK; this comes from the coding sequence ATGGGCGAGTGGGTCTGGTTCGGTCTGGTCGCGGGTGGCGTGGCGGTGGCCTGCTGCGCGGTCCTTTTGTCGCTCGCCCGCCGCCCGTCCGTTCGCCGGCTCGACCCGGGCGGCGTGGCGGCGGGCGACGCCGACCCGCCACCCGTTCTAGGTGACATGACCGACGTCCTGGCCGGGGGGCTCCCCGGCGCCGCGCGCGACGAGCTAGAAATCGCCCCCATTCTCCTTCGGGCGGGCTATTACAGTCGGACCGCGCTGGTGCAATACCGGGCGATCCGGGCCCTATTAACGCTCGCCCCGGTGTTCGTCGCGGCTGGCGTCGCGATGCTCGTCTCCCCCGGTTGGATTCCGTATGCCGCCGGCGGGGGACTCGTCCTGGCCCTCGTCGGGTATTCGGTCCCCCGCGTCTACCTCGCCCTGGCCGCTCACGCCCGGGACGGGGAAATTGAGCGGGGGCTGCCGGTGTTCGCCGACATGTTGGCCATCGCCCTGCTCGCCGGGCAGGGGTTAATCCGGTCGCTGGAGCGGGTCACCGAGCAGCTCCGCGGGCCGTTCCCGCGGATGACCGAGGAACTCGGTCTGGTGCTCCGACAGGCCGAGATGTTGAACCTGGCCGTCGCGTTCGAGCGGTGGGCCGACCGGTCGCAGTCGGTCTCGGTCCGTAACCTGGCGGTCATCCTGACGCAGTCCCAGCTGTTGGGCAACGACGTGTCGGCCGCGCTGACCGGGTACGCCGCCAGCGTCCGCGTCAACGCCCGCCAGCGGGCCGACGCCCGAGCCCAGCGGGCGACGTTCTGGATGCTCTTCCCGACCATGCTATTCCTGTGGATTCCGGCGGCCGTCGTCCTCGTCGCGCCGGTCTACTTCGAGCTGAACGCCCGCCGGGCGAAGGCCCGCGAGGCGCTGCCGAAGGCCGACCCGAACAACCTGATCGGCAAAACGCTCAACCCCAAAAATCGCACGAAGTAG
- a CDS encoding type II secretion system F family protein translates to MIGGLELGLAVLAVALVLAVGLGARAAGERRRSAIERRLAVSDEGTRLTATPDAVPTGRVSRFDQWFSTAVHLADLDASPAGAAAVMLLAVVVLGGGLYLWKDSIGLTGLGITLGLGVPLAVIVFRARQFRWRLQELIPDAFQTLAGSVRAGQTLDQAIEFYAARGPQPLANEFAYCAGLIRLGMSPVAALRSTARRICLLDFDLLVSTAGLYAQVGGDLVALLERLSESVRDRNQFRGQFFAATAQARIVAIAIGAIGPIILLVYLLAEPEHVATFLAAPGGWALLAGCAVLEMIGAVCLWYILRVDY, encoded by the coding sequence ATGATAGGCGGGCTCGAACTCGGATTGGCGGTTTTGGCCGTCGCACTCGTGCTGGCGGTCGGGCTGGGCGCCCGCGCCGCGGGCGAGCGGCGGCGCTCCGCGATCGAGCGACGGCTGGCCGTGTCGGACGAGGGAACCCGGTTGACGGCGACCCCGGATGCCGTCCCGACGGGTCGCGTGTCCCGGTTCGATCAGTGGTTTTCGACCGCCGTTCACTTGGCCGATCTGGACGCCTCGCCAGCCGGGGCGGCGGCCGTGATGCTCCTCGCGGTCGTGGTTCTGGGGGGCGGTCTGTACCTGTGGAAGGACAGCATCGGCCTGACCGGGTTGGGGATCACGCTGGGCCTGGGGGTTCCGTTGGCGGTGATCGTATTTCGGGCCCGCCAGTTCCGTTGGCGGCTCCAGGAATTGATCCCGGACGCGTTCCAGACGCTCGCCGGGTCGGTCCGGGCCGGCCAGACGCTCGACCAGGCGATCGAGTTCTACGCCGCCCGGGGGCCGCAGCCGTTAGCCAATGAATTCGCCTACTGCGCCGGTCTGATCCGGCTCGGGATGTCGCCGGTGGCCGCCCTGCGGTCGACGGCCCGACGAATCTGCCTCCTCGACTTCGACCTGCTCGTCTCGACCGCCGGACTTTACGCGCAGGTCGGCGGAGACCTGGTCGCCCTGCTCGAACGACTCTCGGAAAGCGTTAGAGATCGGAACCAGTTCCGCGGCCAGTTTTTCGCGGCGACCGCCCAGGCCCGGATCGTGGCCATCGCGATCGGGGCGATCGGACCGATCATCCTGCTGGTCTACCTGCTGGCCGAGCCCGAACACGTGGCGACCTTCCTGGCCGCCCCGGGCGGGTGGGCGCTGCTGGCCGGGTGTGCGGTGCTGGAAATGATCGGGGCCGTCTGTTTGTGGTACATCCTGCGGGTCGATTACTGA